From Echinimonas agarilytica, one genomic window encodes:
- the lysS gene encoding lysine--tRNA ligase, with product MSDNEQIQQDENKLIAERRAKLDVIRQNCSANGHPNEWRREHKADALQAEFGDKEKPELEALNHVVSIAGRIMAKRGPFLVIQDVTGRIQAYASKDVQKALKAIGGLDIGDIVGVKGALHKSGKGDLYVNMEDYQLLTKALRPLPEKFHGLTDQEQRYRQRYVDLIVNEDSRLTFQVRSKVVSAIRQFMTENEFMEVETPMMQVIPGGASARPFITHHNALDQDMYLRIAPELYLKRLVVGGFERVFEINRNFRNEGLSPRHNPEFTMMEFYMAYADYRDLINLTEDMLRTVTQQVLGSSVVAYGDEEFDFGAPFARISMTDSILQYNPEVTAEQLSSLETASEVAKDLKIEVQKSWGLGKVITEIFEETVEHRLIQPTFITEYPAEVSPLARRSDSNPEITDRFEFFVGGREIANGFSELNDAQDQADRFKAQVQAKEDGDDEAMFFDEDYITALEHGLPPTAGQGIGIDRLVMLFTNSHTIRDVILFPAMRPQLP from the coding sequence ATGAGTGATAATGAGCAAATCCAGCAAGACGAAAACAAGCTTATTGCCGAACGCCGTGCAAAACTTGATGTCATTCGTCAAAACTGTAGCGCGAATGGCCACCCGAATGAATGGCGCCGCGAACACAAGGCCGACGCTCTGCAGGCTGAATTTGGTGACAAAGAAAAACCTGAACTAGAAGCCCTTAATCATGTGGTTTCTATCGCTGGCCGTATTATGGCGAAGCGTGGGCCATTCTTGGTCATTCAAGATGTTACTGGGCGTATTCAAGCCTATGCCAGCAAAGACGTACAGAAAGCCTTAAAAGCGATTGGTGGGCTCGACATTGGTGATATCGTCGGTGTGAAAGGCGCATTGCATAAGTCAGGTAAAGGTGACTTGTATGTGAATATGGAAGACTACCAGCTGCTGACTAAAGCGCTGCGCCCTTTGCCAGAAAAGTTCCACGGCCTAACGGACCAAGAGCAGCGATACCGCCAGCGTTATGTTGACTTAATCGTCAACGAAGATTCGCGCTTAACCTTCCAAGTGCGTTCTAAAGTGGTTTCTGCTATTCGCCAATTCATGACCGAAAATGAGTTCATGGAAGTGGAAACACCGATGATGCAAGTGATTCCTGGCGGTGCTTCAGCACGCCCATTTATCACGCACCACAATGCATTAGACCAAGATATGTACTTGCGAATTGCTCCAGAGCTTTACTTGAAGCGTTTAGTTGTAGGCGGCTTTGAGCGGGTGTTTGAGATTAATCGTAATTTCCGCAATGAAGGGTTGTCGCCGCGTCATAACCCAGAATTCACGATGATGGAATTCTACATGGCGTATGCCGATTACCGGGACTTGATTAATCTCACCGAAGACATGCTTCGCACTGTGACACAACAAGTGTTGGGTTCATCGGTTGTCGCTTACGGTGATGAGGAATTTGATTTTGGTGCGCCTTTTGCGCGCATCAGCATGACAGATTCAATTCTCCAGTATAACCCTGAGGTCACAGCAGAGCAGTTGTCTTCGCTGGAAACTGCCAGTGAAGTCGCGAAAGATTTGAAAATTGAAGTTCAAAAGTCTTGGGGCTTAGGCAAAGTCATCACCGAAATTTTTGAAGAAACGGTTGAGCATCGCTTGATTCAACCTACTTTCATTACCGAATATCCAGCTGAAGTTTCGCCATTGGCTCGACGCAGCGACAGCAATCCTGAAATCACTGACCGCTTTGAGTTTTTCGTAGGTGGCCGAGAAATCGCCAACGGTTTCTCGGAGCTGAATGATGCGCAAGACCAAGCCGATCGTTTCAAAGCTCAGGTACAAGCCAAAGAAGATGGTGATGATGAAGCTATGTTCTTTGATGAAGACTACATTACAGCGCTTGAACACGGTTTGCCGCCCACAGCAGGACAAGGTATTGGTATTGACCGCTTGGTGATGTTGTTTACTAACTCGCATACCATTCGTGACGTGATTTTGTTTCCCGCAATGCGCCCACAGCTGCCTTAA
- a CDS encoding DUF6491 family protein, whose translation MIKKIIQILLCALMMSFALTGTLMAAEKVKPNYEFSELKEVRSVRNSEVSGWGAWTDQVLLMSGSPGRKYLVILTRPDHDLAFSLNLAVTNSGGQIMAKFDKVYAMNSAIKVGVPIKKIYELKGKEQIELAKKLVEKAEQDAEEANNKSEG comes from the coding sequence ATGATCAAGAAAATCATTCAAATTTTGCTTTGTGCTTTAATGATGAGCTTTGCCCTCACGGGAACGTTAATGGCCGCTGAAAAAGTAAAACCAAATTATGAATTTTCTGAGCTCAAAGAAGTGCGCAGTGTGAGAAATTCTGAAGTCAGCGGCTGGGGAGCATGGACTGATCAAGTTCTCCTCATGTCGGGTAGCCCCGGGCGCAAGTATTTGGTCATACTGACACGGCCAGATCATGATCTGGCCTTTAGTTTGAATCTTGCGGTCACCAATTCGGGTGGCCAAATTATGGCAAAATTCGACAAGGTTTACGCGATGAATAGCGCGATTAAAGTGGGTGTTCCCATCAAAAAAATCTACGAATTAAAAGGAAAGGAACAGATCGAGTTGGCCAAAAAATTAGTTGAAAAAGCCGAGCAGGATGCTGAAGAGGCGAACAATAAATCTGAAGGCTAG
- the prfB gene encoding peptide chain release factor 2, with amino-acid sequence MFEINPVQNKIADMRERGLTLRGYLDYDAKAERLEEVMRELESPEVWNEPDRAQALGKERSGLEIVVETIDTLEQGLEDVEGLIELAVEAEDEDTFSEAEAELAGLEGKLEKLEFRRMFSGEQDASDAYIDLQAGSGGTEAQDWCNMLLRMYLRWGEAKGFKTELIEVSDGDVAGIKSATIKMSGEYAYGWLRTETGVHRLVRKSPFDSGGRRHTSFSSAFAYPEIDDSIDIEINPAELRIDVYRASGAGGQHVNRTESAVRITHLPTNIVVQCQNDRSQHKNKDQAMKQLKAKLYEYELQKQNVEKQAAEDAKSDIGWGSQIRSYVLDDSRIKDLRTGVENRNTQAVLDGDLDRFIEASLKSGL; translated from the coding sequence ATGTTTGAGATTAACCCAGTTCAAAACAAGATTGCCGATATGCGTGAGCGCGGTCTAACGCTGCGCGGCTATTTAGATTACGACGCCAAGGCCGAGCGCCTTGAGGAAGTAATGCGAGAGCTGGAATCTCCTGAAGTATGGAATGAGCCCGACCGTGCTCAAGCGCTCGGCAAAGAACGCTCTGGGCTTGAAATTGTGGTTGAGACCATCGATACCCTTGAACAAGGCCTGGAAGATGTTGAAGGCTTGATTGAGCTTGCGGTAGAAGCGGAAGATGAAGATACCTTCTCAGAAGCAGAAGCTGAGCTTGCAGGGCTTGAAGGAAAGCTCGAAAAACTCGAATTTCGCCGCATGTTTTCAGGGGAGCAAGATGCGTCTGATGCTTATATTGATTTGCAAGCGGGCTCTGGCGGCACTGAAGCGCAAGATTGGTGCAATATGCTCCTGCGTATGTATTTGCGTTGGGGTGAAGCCAAAGGGTTTAAGACTGAGCTGATTGAAGTGTCAGATGGTGATGTGGCGGGCATTAAGTCAGCCACCATCAAAATGTCGGGCGAGTATGCTTACGGTTGGTTGCGCACAGAAACAGGTGTGCATCGCTTGGTACGCAAGAGTCCATTCGATTCAGGAGGACGTCGTCATACGTCATTTTCGAGCGCATTCGCTTATCCTGAAATTGATGACAGTATTGATATTGAAATCAATCCTGCGGAGCTTCGCATTGATGTGTATCGCGCATCAGGAGCCGGTGGTCAGCACGTAAACAGAACGGAATCAGCGGTGCGTATTACGCATTTGCCAACCAATATTGTGGTGCAGTGTCAGAACGACCGCTCCCAACATAAAAACAAAGACCAAGCCATGAAACAGCTCAAAGCCAAGCTTTATGAGTATGAATTACAAAAACAAAACGTAGAAAAGCAAGCGGCAGAAGATGCCAAGTCAGATATTGGCTGGGGCAGTCAAATCCGTTCATACGTTTTGGATGATAGCCGCATTAAAGATTTAAGAACCGGCGTTGAAAACCGCAATACTCAAGCTGTTTTAGACGGTGACCTAGACCGATTTATTGAAGCCAGCCTGAAATCTGGCCTGTAA
- a CDS encoding DUF5610 domain-containing protein: protein MAITNLSDALRPAQATTGTPVSVREQATTEKNSAIMEAQLQVSIKSGNEPMSLLYKTALEAINAELEPTLGPNAAQSTYDSDLDVSPEATADRIVKGSTAFFDAFRGQNPQLNDEDAMTEFMSVIGGGIEKGFEEARDILDSLAVLEGDIKTNIDSTYDSVQSGLQTFVSNYFDGLAAAPEQPEPVA from the coding sequence ATGGCCATCACAAACCTTTCTGACGCTCTGCGTCCCGCACAAGCAACGACAGGAACTCCTGTTTCCGTGCGTGAACAAGCGACTACAGAAAAAAATTCAGCCATCATGGAAGCGCAGTTACAAGTCAGTATCAAGAGTGGTAATGAGCCGATGTCTCTGCTGTATAAAACCGCACTGGAGGCGATCAATGCAGAGTTGGAACCTACTTTGGGCCCCAATGCTGCACAGTCCACCTATGACTCTGATTTGGACGTGTCGCCAGAAGCAACGGCCGACCGAATTGTGAAAGGCTCTACGGCATTTTTTGATGCCTTTCGTGGACAGAACCCACAACTCAATGACGAAGATGCGATGACGGAATTTATGTCTGTGATTGGTGGCGGTATTGAAAAAGGGTTTGAAGAAGCACGTGATATTTTGGATAGCTTGGCCGTGTTAGAAGGCGACATCAAAACCAATATCGACTCGACCTATGACTCTGTCCAAAGCGGATTACAGACCTTTGTGTCGAACTATTTCGATGGTTTAGCAGCAGCCCCTGAACAGCCTGAACCGGTAGCGTAA
- a CDS encoding alkaline phosphatase family protein has translation MYRFIQCTLGHLLLISAICTSPYTFAADNLVVISLDGVRWQETFRGADPQLIKHKEYVRDSEKLVAAFSRETMEESRQVLMPFISHTIEANGALIGNRDNHGDMQVSNTWWFSYPGYNEILTGKADPKINSNKLGPNPNITFLEWLNGQHEFAGKVAAFGSWDAFDNIVNEQRAGIVVNSGFDHGTHQPQDEQLQQLNAMIDELPKHWHNVRFDALTYGIAKHYITHQKPRVVYIALGETDDFAHDGRYDQYLHAAQRSDAFIQDLWQTLQSTEQYRNNTNLVITVDHGRGSNPDDWKHHASPKATSGYLDYLKEFKDGIVGSNHIWLAAIGPDIKARGQLKNDKPLYQNQIAATALMLLGQDYKQFNAEAGQPLMMLVE, from the coding sequence ATGTACCGCTTCATTCAATGCACACTTGGCCACCTCTTGCTGATAAGTGCTATTTGCACATCACCTTACACCTTCGCAGCCGATAATCTGGTTGTCATCTCGCTGGATGGCGTGCGCTGGCAAGAAACATTCAGAGGCGCAGATCCTCAATTAATAAAACACAAAGAATACGTGAGAGATAGTGAAAAGCTTGTTGCTGCTTTCAGTCGAGAGACCATGGAAGAGAGCCGCCAAGTCCTAATGCCATTTATCAGCCATACGATTGAAGCGAACGGCGCTCTTATAGGCAACCGAGACAACCACGGCGACATGCAAGTGAGTAACACCTGGTGGTTTTCATACCCGGGTTACAACGAAATCTTAACTGGCAAAGCCGACCCGAAAATCAATTCCAATAAGCTTGGTCCTAATCCAAACATCACATTTTTAGAGTGGCTCAATGGTCAGCATGAATTCGCAGGAAAAGTGGCCGCATTTGGCAGCTGGGATGCATTCGACAATATCGTCAATGAACAGCGCGCTGGCATAGTCGTTAATTCTGGTTTTGACCACGGCACTCACCAGCCACAAGATGAGCAACTGCAACAACTCAACGCCATGATCGACGAACTTCCGAAACACTGGCATAACGTCCGTTTTGATGCGCTCACCTATGGCATTGCTAAACACTATATCACCCATCAAAAACCGCGCGTGGTCTACATCGCTTTAGGCGAAACCGATGATTTTGCCCACGACGGACGATACGATCAATATTTGCATGCCGCTCAACGCTCAGATGCCTTTATTCAGGATCTATGGCAAACCTTGCAATCCACCGAACAATATCGCAATAACACCAACTTAGTCATTACCGTTGATCACGGCCGTGGCAGCAACCCCGATGATTGGAAGCATCACGCAAGTCCAAAAGCGACATCAGGCTACTTAGACTATTTAAAAGAGTTTAAAGACGGCATTGTTGGCTCGAATCACATATGGCTGGCCGCGATAGGACCAGATATAAAAGCTAGGGGCCAATTAAAGAACGACAAACCTTTGTATCAAAACCAAATAGCGGCTACAGCACTGATGTTGCTGGGTCAAGATTACAAGCAGTTTAACGCCGAGGCAGGTCAGCCTCTTATGATGTTAGTTGAATAA